A region of the Rhizobium binae genome:
GTGCTGTTCCTGCTGCGCGCCGATAACGACGGCGAGGGCGGCACGCTGTCGCTGCTCGCCCTTCTGATGAAGACCGCCAACGGTCATACCGCCCTGCTGATGCTGCTTGGGCTGATGGGCGCTGCGCTGTTTCTCGGCGATGCGATGATCACCCCGGCGCTTTCGGTGCTGTCGGCCGTCGAGGGCCTGAAGCTCGTGACGCCCAGCCTGTCGGAATATATCGTGCCGATCTCGGTGGTGATCCTGGCGCTGCTCTTTGTGGTGCAGTCACGCGGCACCGGCGCGGTGGCAAAATTCTTCGGCCCGATCACCGCCATCTGGTTCGTCGTCATGGCCGCCGCCGGCATTTCTCACATCTCCGACGACTTCGGCATTCTTGCCGCCTTCAATCCCTATTATGCCGTCAGCTTCCTGCTGCATGAGGGCTTCTACGGCGTCGTCGTGCTTGGCGCCGTCTTCCTGACGGTGACCGGCGCAGAGGCGCTTTATGCCGATCTCGGCCATTTCGGCCGCCGCCCCATTCAATGGGCCTGGTTCGCACTGGTGTTTCCGGCGCTGACGCTGAACTATCTCGGGCAGGGCGCTCTCGTGCTCGGCAGGCCGGAGACGATGTCCGATCCCTTCTATCTGATGTATCCGCAATGGGCGCTGCTGCCGGTCGTCATCCTTGCGACCGCCGCGACGATCATCGCCAGCCAGGCCGTCATCACGGGGGCCTTTTCGCTGGTGCGCCAGGGCATCAACCTCGGCTTCCTGCCGCGCATGGAAATTCTCTTCACCTCGGAAACCAATACCGGGCAGATCTTCCTGCCGTCGGTCAATGCCGTGCTGTTCTTCGGCGTCATCTTCCTGGTATTGGGCTTCAAGACCTCGGACGCGCTGGCGACCGCCTACGGCATTTCCGTCACTGGCGCCATGGTCGTCACCTCGATCATGGCCTTCGAATTCGTCCGCGCCCGCTGGAACTGGTCGCTGCCGGTTGCCGTAATGGCGCTTGCGCCGCTGGTCGTCCTCGAAATGATCTTCCTCGGCGCCAACCTGTTGAAGATTCACGACGGCGGTTATATCCCGATCCTGATCGCCAGCGCCTTTACCGTCGTCATGTGGACCTGGCGCCGCGGCACGGCGATCCTGATGGAAAAGACCCGCCACACCGATATTCCGCTCGCCTCCTTCGTCAGTTCCATCGAGCGCAAGAGCGAACATTCGCCGGCCCAGGTTCCCGGCACGGCGATCTTCCTGACCAGCGATCCGGAATCGGCACCCGCCGCCCTCCTGCACAATCTCAAACACAACCACGTGCTGCACGACCGTAACGTCATCCTGACGATCCGCACGGTCAACAAGCCGCGTGTGCCGAGCCACGACCGTTATAAGGTCGAGCAGATCTCCGAGCGCTTCTCGCGTGTCGAACTGCTGTTCGGCTTCATGGAATCGCAGAACGTCTCGCAGGCCCTGGCGACGCTGCGCAAGACCGGGTTGAAGTTCGACATCATGTCGACCTCCTTCTATCTCGGCCGCCGCAAGCTGGTGCCGGACGCCAAGTCAGGCATGCCCTACTGGCAGGACCGGCTCTACATCGCGCTCGCCAACGCCGCCGCCAATCCCTCGGACTACTTCCGCCTGCCGGCCAACCGCGTGGTGGAACTGGGGTCTCATGTGATTATTTGACGGGTGAAGGGGCGAGGACGACAATACTGACGCGGGTGTCCGCGCTTTGACTTCTTCCGCCACCTCTCCTCCGTCATGCTCGGCCTTGAGCCGAGCATCAACGCCGGGTCCACCAGCAGCTGTGGCATGGATCCTTGGCTCAAGGCCGAGATGACGGAGACCGGTGATGCGTTTCCGTCAAATCGCCTTCGAAATTTGCAGCCGCATTCGAACATCCAGAACTTCGCATAGCCACATTCCGGCACGCCCCGTTAACCGGGCGTCAAGGTTAATGAGAGATTTTCGATGGAATGTTCCCGCGTTCCATGCCCGGAGTTCGTGTTGCGTCGAAAGAGCCCTTCCCGTAGCAAGCTGCGTCTTCTTCCCGAGAACTGGGTGTCGCCTGTCGTCTTCGGGCTCGCCTGCTGGCTGATCTTCCCGAGCGTCGCCTCCCACGCCGATCTCGCCACCCTGCTCGCCGGTCTCGATCGTGAGGGCGATAGCTGGCGTATGGTGCTGACCAATTCTCCCGCAGGCTCCATTCATCAGGCCGAACTCGCCTTTGCCGATCCAGAAGTGACGGGTTCGATCTCGTCGGGCGCCGGCATGGAGCTGCCCGATGGCCGCAAGGTTGCCTTCACGTCCAAGGAGAAGGGCCACGAGGACACCCCGGACGAGGATCGCGTCAACCGCGGCATGAAGAAAGGCCGTATCGTCGCCGTCGAAAAGATGCAGCCGCCGAAGGATTTTTCCGCCGGCTCCATCCTCGAGCGCACCAGGATGCTGTTCACCCCGAGCTTCGATCTCAAAGAGCGCTCGGCCTTCGTCAAGCCGAAGATCCAGGGCAAGGAAATCGAGATCGCCACTTCTTTCTATAGGAAGCAGCCGGTGATTAAGGATCATGGCGTGCCGGCGATGCTCGCAAGCCTGGTCACCAGCAACAAGGCCGATGTGCTGGCCACCGCTTACGCGCCGGCCGCACCCGACTATGCCCGCCAGTCACCGTTCGATTCGATCCTGACCGACCAGGACAGCGGCCGCTTCGTCCCCGAGATCGGCCCGCGTGATCACGCCTGGGCCGCAAGCGTGCTGCCGGCAAGCGTCTTTTCCGCCCGCGAGCAGCAATGTCTTGCCTCCGGCATCTATTTCGAGGCGCGCGGAGAATCGGTAAAGGGCCAGGCGGCCGTTGCCCAGGTCATCCTGAACCGCGTCCGCAACCCCGCCTATCCGAAAAGCATCTGCGGCGTCGTCTATCAGAACGAGGATTGGCGCAACCGCTGCCAGTTTTCCTTCGCCTGCGACGCCATCAAGGACAGGGTGAATTCGGAATATCACTGGCGGGTCGCCCGCGACGTGGCGATGGCGGTGACATCGGGCAAGATCTGGCTGCCGCAGGTGGGCTCGGCGACCCACTACCACGCCGTCTACGTTCGCCCGAAATGGGCAAAGACCATGGAAAAAGTCGGCCGCATCGGTCTCCATGTCTTCTACCGCACCTATGGCGGCGGCTGGAGCTGAGATAAATCGTCCGGGTCCGGCCGATTTCCGGCCCCGAAAAGCGGATTCTTTCCGTCGAATTTGCGCGATCGGCCTGTGATCGCTTTATCCCTTTGATTCGACGAGGTTATTTTCTCGCTGGACAGAAGCTGTCTACGCCTTGACTATACCAATCCCTAAAACTATGTTGCGCGCGACTTCAGAACGGGCCGGAAGGGTCTCAACCTTCGCGTCGGGGGTCCGAATGACCGGGGTAGCGGGAGTGCGGGCGACGGGCAGGCGAGGAGAGATCCATGGCGGACGACCGCGAGGAAAGTCTTGATAAGCGCCGTGCGCAGCTGGGAGCGGAACTCGCGACCAAGCGCGTCGAGGCGAAGGTGGACGAGGCAAACGAAGCCCGCGCCGAGGTAAGCCGCAAAGGTTATGCCCAGGCGATGAAGCTTTCGAGCGAGTTCATTGCCGCCATCATCGTCGGTGCTGTCCTTGGCTATCTCCTCGACCGTTTTGTTGGCACGGCGCCTTGGGGGTTGATTGTTCTTCTGCTTCTCGGATTCTGTGCCGGCGTTCTGAACGTGTTGCGTTCTGCGGGGGTGGTGGCCCATCCCCTGGACGACAAGGACGACAAGAAATAAGGACCGGTCCCGGTCCAGTGCAATGACCCCGCGTCCTGCGGGCCAACGAGAGAGAACAAGCGGTGTCTAACGATCCGACTCATCAGTTCCTGATCCAGAAGATTGTCCCGATCGAAATCGGCGGAATTGATTTTTCGTTCACCAACGCCTCGCTGTTCATGGTCGTTTCGGCCGCCGCCGCTGCGGGCTTCCTCTATTTCGCGACCTCGAACCGCGCCATCGTGCCGGGCCGTTCGCAGTCTATCGCGGAAATGTCCTATGAATTCATCGCCAATATGCTGAAGGAAGGCGCGGGCAAGCAGGGAATGAAGTTCTTCCCGCTGGTCTTCTCGCTCTTCATGTTCGTCCTGACGGCGAACCTGCTCGGCATGTTCCCCTATTTCTTCACGGTGACCAGCCAGATCATCGTCACCTTCGCGCTGGCTATCCTCGTCATCGGCACGGTGCTCGTCTACGGCTTCTATAAGCACGGCTTCCACTTCCTGAACGTTTTCGTGCCCTCGGGCGTGCCGGGCATTCTGTTGCCGCTGGTCGTCACAATCGAAATCATTTCCTTCCTATCCCGTCCGATTTCGCTCTCCGTTCGTCTTTTCGCAAACATGCTCGCCGGTCACATCACGCTGAAGGTGTTCGCAGGCTTCGTCGCCTCGCTTGGAGCCCTCGGTGCAGTCGGTGTCGGCGGAGCCGTTCTTCCCCTGATCATGACCGTCGCCCTGACCGGTCTCGAGTTCCTCGTCGCCTTCCTCCAGGCTTACGTCTTTGCGGTGCTGACTTGCATGTACCTCAACGACGCGATCCATCCGGGCGGGCACTAAGGATAACGACATCGACGTCAAAGGGCGTCAGTCATTCGCCGCAACAACCATTTCAAAGGAGTTCAACATGGAAGCGGAAGCAGCAAAGTTCATCGGTGCAGGTCTGGCTTGCTTTGGTATGGCCGGTACGGCTCTCGGCCTCGGCAATATCTTCGGCAGCTACCTCTCCGGCGCTCTGCGCAATCCGTCTGCCGCTGACAGCCAGTTCGGCCGTCTGGTATTCGGCTTCGCCGTTACGGAAGCTCTGGGCATCTTCTCGCTGCTCGTCGCTCTCCTCCTGCTCTTCGCCGTCTGATATCGGCGGATAGATGGATCACGGCCTGCGACCGCAAGCCGTGATCCTTTGCATTTGCAGTCCACCTGGAGGTGAGCATGTTTTTTGTGACCCCGGCTTACGCTGAAGAAGCACCGGCGGCAGCGACTGGCACGGATGCGCATGCCGCTCCTGCCGCAGGCGAGGTCCACACCGAGACCGGCGTTGCCGAAGGCGAACACGCCCGTGGCCCGTTCCCGCCTTTCGATTCGACGACCTACGCATCCCAGCTGCTCTGGCTGGTGATTACGTTCAGCGTCTTCTACCTCCTTATGCAGAAGGTCATCGCGCCGCGCATCGGGGCCATCCTCGATCAGCGCCACACGCGCATCTCCCAGGACCTGGATGAAGCAGGCCGCCTGAAGGCGGAAGCCGACGCCGCCGTCCGGACCTATGAAGGCGAACTGGCCGCTGCCCGCGCCAAGTCGAATGCGATCGCCTCCGCCGCCCGCGACGCCGCCAAGGCCAGGGCCGAAGAGGATCGCCGCGCTGTCGAGGCGAGCCTGTCGGAAAAGATCAAGGCTGCCGAAGTCCGCATCGCCGACATCAAGGCGAAGGCTTTCGCCGATGTCGGCACCATTGCCGAGGAAACGGCGGCTGCCGTCGTCGAACAGCTGATCGGCGGCACGGCTGCCCAGGCTGATGTCGCCGCCGCCGTCGCGGCCGCCAAGAAGGAGGCTTGATCGATGGAGTTTCACTTTGACGCGACTTTCTTCGCCTTTGTCGGCCTCGTCCTGTTCCTGGCGCTGGTTGTCTATCTGAAGGCTCCCGCCATGATGGCACGGTCGCTCGACGACCGCGCCGACCAGATCCGCAACGAGCTGGCCGAAGCCAAGCGCCTGCGCGAGGAAGCCCAGCATCTGCTTGCCGAATACCAGCGTAAGCGCAAGGAAGCGGAAGCCGAGGCGGCTCACATCGTTGCCGCCGCCGAGCGCGAAGCCCAGATGCTGACTGCCGAAGCGAAGAAGAAGACGGAAGAGTTCGTCGCCAATCGCACGGCGCTCTCCGAACAGAAGATCCAGCAGGCCGAGGCCGAAGCGATGAAGGCCGTTCGTTCCGCCGCCGTCGATCTGGCGATCGCGGCCGCCGAAACGGTGCTCGCCAAGCAGGCCGACGCCAAGGTCCAGTCCGAACTGTTCGGCAACGCCGTCAGCCAGGTCAAGACACGGCTCAACTGAGCGGTATCGAATGGAATGAAGAAAGGCCGGGCATGTCCCGGCCTTTTTTGTTGTTGAGTGACTTCAGCCGATGATCTGTTGCAGATCCTTGGGAAAACCACCGGTCGACGGGTCTCGCCTACTCTTCGGACCCCAGCTGCGGGGCGACGAGAAGGGCCGCTCCTTATCTGTGGGCGCCCTATTCCGCAAGCAGCTCATCCGTCTCGGGTCCGTCCTCGCCTTTGCGCAACGGCCGGAAGCTCATACGGTGCAGGGAGCAGGGGCCATGCCTCTCGATGCCGGCGCGGTGCTGCGCTGTGCCGTAGCCGGCATGCGCGGCAAAGCCGTAATCCGGAAAGACATTGTGGGCGCGCGCCATCATCCGATCGCGCGTCACCTTGGCGACGATCGAGGCGGCGGCGATGGAGACCGAGCGCGCGTCGCCCTTGACCACGGCCTGCCCGGGGCAATCGAGGCCGGGCGGCACGTCGAGCCCGTCGGTCAGGACGTAGCTTGCCGGAACGGCAAGACTGCAGATGGCGCGGCGCATCGCGTCGAGGCTTGCCTTGCGGATATCGGTCTCGTCGATGCGTGTAGAACTGGAAGAGGCGATCGAAACGGTCGCGGTTGCGAGAATCTGCACGAACAATTCCTCGCGCCGCTGCGCCGAAAGCTGCTTGGAATCGTTGAGGCCCTCGGGGATTCGCTTCGGATCGAGGATGACGGCGGCGGCGACGACCGGCCCGGCGAGCGGCCCGCGGCCGGCCTCGTCGGCACCGGCGACGGGCCAGTGGCCGGCCTTGCGGGCTTTGAGCTCCAGACGGAAATCCGGCACAAGCGGAGCCGTGTCGAAAAGCAGGGGAGAATCGGGTGGCGTGCGAGGTCTCATGCGGCTGAACCTCGCACGCCAACCCGATTTCCCGCAAGTCCCCGGATCAGGGCGGCGGCCGGGGACGGTCCGGCGGATGGTGGCGGTCAGGGCCATCCGCGGGAATTGCGCTCGGGGCTCGAAAACAGGGCGGTTCTTCGATGGGCCGAGGCGCAAATTCTGTAAATCAGAGCAGCGACAGCTGAACGCCGCTGCCATCAGGCGGCACGAACAGATCGTCGCGCAGAGGCAGACCGCGTCGCGTCAGGCCGAAACGCCTCGCCGCCATTTCGAAGCGCCGGGCGATCTGCCAGGCATAGGGACCGGCGCCCTTCATGCGCTTGCCGAATTCGGCATCGTAATCCTTGCCGCCGCGCATCGAGCGCACCAGCGACATCACATGCCGGTAGCGATCGGGATAATGCTGCAACAGCCAGTCGCGGAAGAGCGGGCTGACCTCGAGCGGCAGCCTCAGGATGACATAGCTCGCCTCGACGGCGCCGGCCGCCTTGGCCGACTCGAGGATGCGCTCCAGCTCGTGATCGTTCAGCGCCGGGATCAGCGGGGCGGCCATTACCGCCGTCTGGATCCCTGCTTCCGACAGCGTGTGGATGGTCTCCAGCCGACGCGGCGGCGTGGCGGCGCGGGGCTCCATCGTCCGGGCAAGCTTGCGGTCGAGCGTGGTCACCGAGATGCCGACGCGCACCAGGTTCTTCGCCGCCATCTCCTGCAGAATGTCAAGATCCCGCAGGATCATCGCCGATTTGGTGACGATGGAGACCGGA
Encoded here:
- a CDS encoding potassium transporter Kup codes for the protein MSEESHPHDRHMTPRKLFYLALGSVGVVYGDIGTSPLYAFREALKPVAHDGVTRFEVISLISLMIWALTIIVTIKYVLFLLRADNDGEGGTLSLLALLMKTANGHTALLMLLGLMGAALFLGDAMITPALSVLSAVEGLKLVTPSLSEYIVPISVVILALLFVVQSRGTGAVAKFFGPITAIWFVVMAAAGISHISDDFGILAAFNPYYAVSFLLHEGFYGVVVLGAVFLTVTGAEALYADLGHFGRRPIQWAWFALVFPALTLNYLGQGALVLGRPETMSDPFYLMYPQWALLPVVILATAATIIASQAVITGAFSLVRQGINLGFLPRMEILFTSETNTGQIFLPSVNAVLFFGVIFLVLGFKTSDALATAYGISVTGAMVVTSIMAFEFVRARWNWSLPVAVMALAPLVVLEMIFLGANLLKIHDGGYIPILIASAFTVVMWTWRRGTAILMEKTRHTDIPLASFVSSIERKSEHSPAQVPGTAIFLTSDPESAPAALLHNLKHNHVLHDRNVILTIRTVNKPRVPSHDRYKVEQISERFSRVELLFGFMESQNVSQALATLRKTGLKFDIMSTSFYLGRRKLVPDAKSGMPYWQDRLYIALANAAANPSDYFRLPANRVVELGSHVII
- a CDS encoding cell wall hydrolase produces the protein MECSRVPCPEFVLRRKSPSRSKLRLLPENWVSPVVFGLACWLIFPSVASHADLATLLAGLDREGDSWRMVLTNSPAGSIHQAELAFADPEVTGSISSGAGMELPDGRKVAFTSKEKGHEDTPDEDRVNRGMKKGRIVAVEKMQPPKDFSAGSILERTRMLFTPSFDLKERSAFVKPKIQGKEIEIATSFYRKQPVIKDHGVPAMLASLVTSNKADVLATAYAPAAPDYARQSPFDSILTDQDSGRFVPEIGPRDHAWAASVLPASVFSAREQQCLASGIYFEARGESVKGQAAVAQVILNRVRNPAYPKSICGVVYQNEDWRNRCQFSFACDAIKDRVNSEYHWRVARDVAMAVTSGKIWLPQVGSATHYHAVYVRPKWAKTMEKVGRIGLHVFYRTYGGGWS
- a CDS encoding AtpZ/AtpI family protein, translating into MADDREESLDKRRAQLGAELATKRVEAKVDEANEARAEVSRKGYAQAMKLSSEFIAAIIVGAVLGYLLDRFVGTAPWGLIVLLLLGFCAGVLNVLRSAGVVAHPLDDKDDKK
- a CDS encoding F0F1 ATP synthase subunit A, whose amino-acid sequence is MSNDPTHQFLIQKIVPIEIGGIDFSFTNASLFMVVSAAAAAGFLYFATSNRAIVPGRSQSIAEMSYEFIANMLKEGAGKQGMKFFPLVFSLFMFVLTANLLGMFPYFFTVTSQIIVTFALAILVIGTVLVYGFYKHGFHFLNVFVPSGVPGILLPLVVTIEIISFLSRPISLSVRLFANMLAGHITLKVFAGFVASLGALGAVGVGGAVLPLIMTVALTGLEFLVAFLQAYVFAVLTCMYLNDAIHPGGH
- a CDS encoding F0F1 ATP synthase subunit C; the protein is MEAEAAKFIGAGLACFGMAGTALGLGNIFGSYLSGALRNPSAADSQFGRLVFGFAVTEALGIFSLLVALLLLFAV
- a CDS encoding F0F1 ATP synthase subunit B, giving the protein MFFVTPAYAEEAPAAATGTDAHAAPAAGEVHTETGVAEGEHARGPFPPFDSTTYASQLLWLVITFSVFYLLMQKVIAPRIGAILDQRHTRISQDLDEAGRLKAEADAAVRTYEGELAAARAKSNAIASAARDAAKARAEEDRRAVEASLSEKIKAAEVRIADIKAKAFADVGTIAEETAAAVVEQLIGGTAAQADVAAAVAAAKKEA
- a CDS encoding F0F1 ATP synthase subunit B, with amino-acid sequence MEFHFDATFFAFVGLVLFLALVVYLKAPAMMARSLDDRADQIRNELAEAKRLREEAQHLLAEYQRKRKEAEAEAAHIVAAAEREAQMLTAEAKKKTEEFVANRTALSEQKIQQAEAEAMKAVRSAAVDLAIAAAETVLAKQADAKVQSELFGNAVSQVKTRLN
- a CDS encoding ribonuclease HII — translated: MRPRTPPDSPLLFDTAPLVPDFRLELKARKAGHWPVAGADEAGRGPLAGPVVAAAVILDPKRIPEGLNDSKQLSAQRREELFVQILATATVSIASSSSTRIDETDIRKASLDAMRRAICSLAVPASYVLTDGLDVPPGLDCPGQAVVKGDARSVSIAAASIVAKVTRDRMMARAHNVFPDYGFAAHAGYGTAQHRAGIERHGPCSLHRMSFRPLRKGEDGPETDELLAE
- a CDS encoding PA0069 family radical SAM protein produces the protein MREQSLAGQAAFAPANTADIADAMIVSSGLRVEVDRRRGRGAGLNPTGRFEALQRETFDDGWQTLEELPPFKTEVQIEKPRTAITRNESPDVAFDRSINPYRGCEHGCIYCFARPTHAYMGLSAGLDFETKLFAKPDAAKLLERELAKPGYKVRAIAIGTNTDPYQPVEKEWRIMRGILEVLNKANHPVSIVTKSAMILRDLDILQEMAAKNLVRVGISVTTLDRKLARTMEPRAATPPRRLETIHTLSEAGIQTAVMAAPLIPALNDHELERILESAKAAGAVEASYVILRLPLEVSPLFRDWLLQHYPDRYRHVMSLVRSMRGGKDYDAEFGKRMKGAGPYAWQIARRFEMAARRFGLTRRGLPLRDDLFVPPDGSGVQLSLL